In the Dioscorea cayenensis subsp. rotundata cultivar TDr96_F1 chromosome 12, TDr96_F1_v2_PseudoChromosome.rev07_lg8_w22 25.fasta, whole genome shotgun sequence genome, one interval contains:
- the LOC120273982 gene encoding protein PHYTOCHROME KINASE SUBSTRATE 4-like, which yields MDQGHTHKHTTSSRSTTTTTFIPFQDLPLRYLSHYLYYKDPPKDHHHHHLHPHHHSDLTVFNPRHSFHLPPSTTTPHHRLSSVSSTDTFTRNFRSSSFHSAPTPSSHSGLLPKPPPPPSPPPPRRRFSLLCSCPCSGSKSIDVEENLSQPRFSSQPRFSFPLTEPSRLSLDVFKPSLMGSAFPTSALDDDVGSDASSDLFEIESFPKRRDSIDGSATCRLAQLRRSVELAVAAAEPAETYAPSEASVGWSVTTPDQGFDRPGSDFEPVRSGGKKRRSGLLACVCDKAVSVGPDPVRFGQEKAGRVELDRVREIARLVRSNSARICRPLGTRLG from the coding sequence ATGGATCAAGGACACACTCACAAGCACACAACTTCATCAAGATCAACAACCACCACCACCTTCATCCCTTTCCAAGACCTCCCTCTCAGATATCTCTCCCACTACTTGTACTACAAAGACCCTCCCAaagaccatcatcatcatcatctccatccCCACCACCACTCCGACCTCACCGTCTTCAACCCTCGCCACAGCTTCCACCTCCCTCCCTCCACCACCACTCCCCACCATCGCCTCTCCTCCGTCTCCTCCACCGACACCTTCACTCGCAACTTCCGTTCCTCCTCCTTCCACTCTGCTCCCACCCCTTCCTCCCACTCTGGCCTTCTCCCCAaaccccctcctcctccttctcctcctcctcctcgccgGAGATTCTCTCTCCTCTGCTCCTGCCCTTGCTCCGGCTCCAAATCCATTGACGTTGAAGAGAATCTCTCTCAACCTCGTTTCTCATCCCAACCCCGTTTCTCGTTTCCCCTCACTGAGCCTTCTCGTCTCTCTCTTGACGTTTTCAAGCCTTCCCTTATGGGATCCGCGTTTCCCACGAGCGCTTTGGACGATGACGTGGGAAGCGATGCCAGCTCGGACTTGTTTGAGATTGAAAGCTTCCCCAAGCGCCGTGACTCTATTGACGGCTCGGCGACTTGTCGGCTGGCTCAGCTCCGTCGTAGCGTTGAGTTGGCTGTAGCCGCGGCTGAGCCGGCTGAAACTTATGCGCCGAGTGAAGCCAGCGTGGGGTGGAGTGTTACCACGCCTGATCAAGGGTTCGACCGGCCCGGTTCGGACTTTGAACCGGTTCGGTCTGGTGGGAAGAAACGGAGAAGCGGGTTGCTTGCTTGCGTTTGTGATAAGGCTGTGAGTGTTGGACCCGACCCGGTTCGGTTCGGTCAGGAGAAGGCTGGTCGGGTTGAGTTGGACCGGGTTCGGGAGATTGCTAGGTTGGTTCGATCTAACTCGGCTCGCATTTGCCGTCCGTTGGGAACTCGGTTGGGTTGA
- the LOC120274097 gene encoding LOW QUALITY PROTEIN: 50S ribosomal protein L27-like (The sequence of the model RefSeq protein was modified relative to this genomic sequence to represent the inferred CDS: deleted 1 base in 1 codon), with protein sequence MNPMNFSTLCRSVGLREMVSSVPVYIGASEISGGLTLIFRRWATKKTAGSTKNGRDSNPKYLGVKKFGGERVIPGNIIVRQRGTRFHPGDYVGMGKDHTLFALKEGNVRFERHKLSGRKWVHVVPKEGHDLHPLYSTAETEAEAEGQLC encoded by the exons ATGAACCCGATGAATTTCTCGACACTCTGCAGAAGTGTAGGTCTCAGGGAGATGGTTTCATCAGTTCCTGTCTATATTGGTGCTAGCG AGATTTCTGGAGGACTGACCTTGATTTTTAGGCGTTGGGCCACAAAAAAGACTGCAGGTTCTACAAAGAAT GGACGAGATTCAAATCCAAAGTATCTTGGTGTGAAGAAGTTTGGGGGAGAG AGGGTGATACCTGGGAACATTATTGTTCGTCAGCGAGGCACCCGGTTCCATCCTGGAGATTATGTTGGAATGGGGAAGGATCACACCCTTTTTGCCTTGAAAGAAGGGAATGTGCGGTTTGAGCGCCACAAGCTGAGTGGCCGTAAGTGGGTGCATGTCGTCCCCAAGGAAGGTCATGATCTTCACCCCCTTTATTCTACCGCTGAAACCGAAGCTGAGGCAGAAGGTCAGTTGTGCTAG
- the LOC120274098 gene encoding glutathione S-transferase U10-like, with amino-acid sequence NSKGVPYEFIQEDLINKSQTLIQLNPVYHKVPVLVVDGKPIPESLVILEYIDEVWNDKDWQLLPKDPYIRARIRFWAGFIYQKLLPNCHTIISTFGEEQDKVAREFIEYLNILEDGLKKEFPWLWRLIVAVCPW; translated from the exons AACTCAAAGGGGGTGCCCTATGAGTTTATTCAAGAAGACCTCATTAACAAGAGCCAAACACTAATCCAACTAAACCCAGTTTATCATAAGGTACCAGTTCTAGTAGTGGATGGCAAACCTATACCAGAGTCACTTGTCATCTTGGAATACATTGATGAAGTTTGGAATGATAAGGACTGGCAGCTTCTCCCAAAGGACCCCTATATTAGGGCTAGAATCAGATTCTGGGCTGGTTTCATCTATCAGAAG TTGTTGCCAAATTGCCATACGATCATATCAACATTCGGGGAAGAACAAGACAAAGTAGCAAGAGAGTTTATTGAGTACCTGAACATACTGGAGGACGGGCTGAAGAAAGAGTTTCCCTGGTTATGGAGGCTCATTGTCGCCGTTTGTCCATGGTGA
- the LOC120273863 gene encoding putative methyltransferase DDB_G0268948, translating into MAELFKKQGKEYAETRPSYPPELFSFIASKTPEHHLAWDVGTGNGQAALSLADIFNKVIGTDTSEEQLLLASKHANIYYQHTPPTMSISEVENLVAPPATVDVITVAQALHWFANPAFFSLVKHVLKSNGVFAAWCYTLPSVDANIDQVVKRMYKKSSPFWSPERRFVDEEYRSIEFPFEPVAGEENTGPFEFETVKMMELGEYMTYIRSWSAYQTAKGKGVELLTEEVVDELVKAWGDHGEGVKAVKYPIFLRIGKI; encoded by the exons ATGGCAGAGCTATTCaagaaacaaggaaaagaaTACGCTGAAACCCGGCCGAGTTACCCGCCGGAGCTGTTCAGTTTCATTGCCTCGAAGACGCCGGAGCACCATCTCGCTTGGGACGTCGGCACCGGCAACGGCCAAGCTGCTCTTTcg ttgGCAGATATCTTCAACAAAGTAATCGGTACAGATACAAGTGAAGAACAATTGTTACTAGCATCAAAACATGCTAATATCTACTACCAACACACTCCTCCGACTATGTCCATTTCGGAGGTCGAAAACCTCGTCGCACCACCGGCCACCGTCGATGTAATCACGGTGGCACAAGCCCTTCATTGGTTCGCCAACCCTGCATTTTTCTCCTTAGTTAAACATGTACTAAAATCTAATGGTGTATTTGCGGCATGGTGCTATACTTTGCCAAGTGTTGATGCTAACATTGATCAAGTTGTGAAGAGGATGTACAAGAAATCATCTCCATTTTGGTCACCGGAGAGAAGGTTTGTGGATGAAGAGTATAGGAGCATTGAGTTTCCGTTTGAGCCGGTGGCCGGAGAGGAAAACACCGGACCATTTGAGTTTGAGACTGTCAAGATGATGGAGTTGGGGGAATATATGACTTATATACG GTCATGGTCAGCATATCAAACGGCAAAAGGGAAAGGGGTGGAGCTTTTGACAGAGGAGGTGGTTGATGAGCTTGTGAAGGCATGGGGAGATCATGGGGAGGGTGTCAAGGCAGTCAAGTATCCAATCTTTTTGAGGATTGGGAAAATTTAA
- the LOC120273244 gene encoding calmodulin-like protein 3, with protein MKFHHSRAKNKCRTSKVEEEEGVNECKACYKAYEGYISGEDAERVIEKLGIVRLEECEEFSFELLDGAYQLLEEKEANIGELSAAFAVFDEDGDGMVSEKDLWRVFQRLGFEELVRKEEECKKMISVYDEDGDGKISLQEFKCMLECST; from the coding sequence ATGAAATTCCATCATAGTAGAGCAAAAAACAAATGCAGAACAAGTAAAGTGGAAGAGGAGGAGGGAGTAAATGAGTGTAAGGCTTGTTACAAGGCATATGAAGGATATATCAGTGGTGAAGATGCTGAAAGGGTGATTGAAAAGCTTGGTATAGTAAGGTTGGAGGAGTGTGAAGAGTTTTCCTTTGAGCTTCTTGACGGAGCTTATCAGTTGTTGGAGGAGAAGGAGGCAAACATCGGGGAGTTATCGGCGGCTTTCGCCGTCTTTGATGAGGATGGAGATGGAATGGTGAGTGAAAAGGACTTGTGGAGGGTGTTTCAGAGATTAGGATTTGAAGAGTTGGTGAGAAAGGAAGAGGAGTGCAAGAAGATGATCAGTGTTTATGATGAGGATGGTGATGGGAAGATTAGTTTGCAAGAGTTTAAGTGTATGTTAGAGTGTTCaacatga